The following proteins are encoded in a genomic region of Galbibacter sp. BG1:
- a CDS encoding SusD/RagB family nutrient-binding outer membrane lipoprotein, translating into MKTFKYKLIAVATLCLGAVSCDTDYISDPDNPEVAPTTQLVNNSQFDLAFNLNDQWLAGRGTLGFSQYWGGTFYTDENRYQLRVSQINDFWNDPYRILTDLKEVIRLNEDPATADLMSAYGDNNNQIQAARIMMAYAFSKLVDTFGPVPYWSYGQKDNADFQALRLDEGINSPKYTSDEVIYDDLLNELQQAANMMDLSKTVFTEGDTFCNGDAANWVKFAHSLRLRLAAHLNSVNPTLAQQVYAESADKALMSNSDNISFTFGTDDLTGGPWHDAFTVGARRDFAPTVSLMDLMYNRVGPFSSINDEDPRVDQFFDTRNDTDEIIGVPYGFGDTPARNVIDEGIPDVEIIKPDFVQPIIEFAEIEFIRSEFEGWDQTHYLNGVEASMERWGVASSDASSYISALPAATEETVLTQKYLALYMDGMESWTEYRRTGFPMTLSVPGDTYDYEVENEDGTTQTVTATFTTLIPGLNEIPSRVTYPQNEQLLNKANWEEARNTLSDGDQMFSKIFWDVN; encoded by the coding sequence ATGAAAACATTCAAATATAAACTTATAGCAGTCGCAACACTTTGCCTTGGGGCAGTATCATGTGATACGGACTATATTTCAGATCCGGACAACCCAGAAGTTGCACCTACAACTCAATTAGTAAATAATTCGCAGTTCGACCTAGCCTTCAACCTTAATGACCAATGGCTTGCCGGTCGCGGAACATTAGGATTCTCACAATATTGGGGAGGTACTTTTTACACCGATGAGAACAGATATCAGCTACGTGTTAGTCAGATTAACGATTTCTGGAATGATCCTTACAGGATTTTAACAGATTTAAAAGAAGTTATCCGTCTTAATGAAGATCCTGCTACTGCAGATCTAATGTCTGCTTATGGTGATAATAACAACCAGATCCAAGCAGCACGTATTATGATGGCATATGCCTTTTCGAAACTAGTAGATACTTTTGGACCAGTTCCTTATTGGAGTTATGGCCAAAAAGACAATGCAGATTTTCAAGCGCTGAGACTAGATGAAGGTATCAATAGTCCTAAATACACTTCTGACGAAGTAATTTATGATGATTTATTGAACGAGCTTCAACAAGCTGCAAACATGATGGATTTATCTAAAACAGTTTTCACTGAAGGAGATACCTTCTGTAATGGTGATGCAGCCAATTGGGTTAAATTTGCTCACTCTTTAAGATTGAGACTAGCAGCACACCTTAACTCAGTAAATCCAACTTTAGCTCAGCAAGTATATGCAGAATCTGCAGATAAAGCTTTGATGAGCAATAGTGATAATATTTCATTTACGTTTGGTACCGACGACCTTACTGGTGGTCCTTGGCACGATGCTTTTACTGTAGGAGCTAGAAGAGATTTCGCTCCTACCGTGTCTTTAATGGATTTAATGTACAACCGTGTTGGACCTTTTTCAAGTATTAACGATGAAGACCCTCGTGTTGATCAGTTTTTTGATACTCGAAATGACACAGATGAAATTATTGGTGTACCTTATGGATTTGGTGATACTCCAGCGAGAAATGTAATTGATGAAGGTATTCCTGATGTTGAAATTATAAAGCCTGATTTCGTTCAGCCAATTATTGAGTTTGCTGAAATCGAGTTCATCCGTTCAGAATTTGAAGGATGGGATCAAACCCATTATTTAAACGGTGTTGAAGCTTCGATGGAAAGATGGGGTGTAGCATCAAGTGACGCATCAAGCTATATTTCAGCTTTGCCTGCCGCTACTGAAGAAACAGTTCTAACTCAAAAATATCTTGCCCTTTACATGGATGGTATGGAAAGTTGGACTGAATACAGAAGAACTGGATTCCCTATGACGCTTTCAGTTCCTGGTGATACTTATGACTATGAAGTAGAAAATGAAGATGGAACTACTCAAACAGTTACAGCAACCTTCACTACTTTAATTCCTGGTCTAAATGAAATTCCAAGTAGAGTAACTTACCCGCAAAATGAGCAATTATTAAATAAAGCGAATTGGGAAGAGGCTCGAAACACTCTAAGTGATGGAGACCAAATGTTCTCAAAGATTTTCTGGGATGTTAACTAA
- the rlmB gene encoding 23S rRNA (guanosine(2251)-2'-O)-methyltransferase RlmB, producing MENNYQIFGIRAIIEAVQSGKTIDKVFVQKGLKGSLFQELETLLRKEQINTSYVPVEKLNRLIKNNHQGVVANISPIEFHDLETLILETIESGVTPLFLLLDQLSDVRNFGAIIRTAECTGVHGIIIQKKGAAPVTADTVKTSAGAVFKVPICKVDHIKDAVFHMQASGIQVVAATEKTENTLFDADFKSPTAIIMGAEDVGISPSILKIADQKARLPLLGEIGSLNVSVACGAFLYEAVRQRM from the coding sequence ATGGAAAACAACTACCAAATTTTCGGGATACGAGCAATTATCGAGGCTGTTCAATCGGGAAAAACCATTGATAAAGTGTTTGTGCAAAAAGGACTCAAAGGAAGTCTCTTTCAAGAGCTGGAAACCCTTTTGCGAAAAGAACAAATAAACACTTCTTATGTCCCCGTTGAAAAACTTAATCGCCTTATAAAAAACAATCACCAGGGAGTTGTTGCCAATATTTCTCCTATTGAGTTTCACGACTTGGAGACTTTAATTTTAGAAACTATAGAATCTGGTGTTACTCCCCTATTCCTCTTACTTGACCAACTATCCGATGTTCGCAATTTCGGTGCCATCATAAGAACGGCTGAATGTACTGGAGTTCATGGGATTATCATTCAGAAAAAGGGAGCCGCCCCGGTGACTGCAGATACCGTAAAAACTTCTGCAGGGGCTGTTTTTAAAGTTCCTATCTGTAAAGTAGATCATATTAAAGATGCTGTCTTTCATATGCAAGCTTCAGGTATACAGGTTGTAGCAGCTACCGAGAAAACGGAGAACACTCTTTTTGATGCCGACTTTAAAAGCCCGACTGCCATTATCATGGGCGCCGAGGATGTGGGAATATCTCCATCGATACTTAAAATAGCAGATCAAAAAGCAAGATTGCCTTTATTGGGAGAAATTGGATCCTTAAACGTTTCGGTTGCTTGTGGCGCTTTTCTATATGAAGCGGTTAGACAAAGAATGTGA